The proteins below come from a single Leptospirillum ferriphilum genomic window:
- the ahcY gene encoding adenosylhomocysteinase — translation MEFDIRNRELAKSGSHRIAWAERDMPVLRKIREDFARDKPLSGIRLAACLHVTTETANLMKALKAGGAEVSLCASNPLSTQDDVAASLVVNDGISVYAIKGEDNDTYYRHIHAVLDKKPHVTMDDGADLVSTLHSRYPEWVKEMLGGTEETTTGVIRLKSMAQKGVLGFPVIAINDSQTKHLFDNRYGTGQSTLDGIMRATNRLFAGSTVVVAGYGWCGRGIARRAQGLGARVIVTEIDPVKALEAVMDGFHVMPMAKAAPLGDFFITVTGNIHVVGSDAFDVMKDGAIVCNSGHFNVEINIPYLESISVSKSVLRDFVEEYVTRDGRKIMVLGEGRLINLAAAEGHPAQVMDMSFANQALGAAYLVRHKKSLPKDVLTLPEEVDQEIASRKLEALGVQIEKLTGEQKEYLASWEMGT, via the coding sequence ATGGAATTTGACATTCGAAATCGGGAACTTGCAAAAAGTGGATCTCACCGAATCGCCTGGGCCGAAAGGGATATGCCTGTTCTTCGGAAGATCCGCGAAGACTTTGCCCGCGATAAACCCCTTTCGGGGATAAGATTGGCGGCTTGTCTTCACGTCACCACGGAAACGGCGAACCTGATGAAAGCCCTCAAGGCGGGTGGGGCCGAAGTAAGCCTTTGCGCTTCCAATCCGCTCAGTACCCAGGATGATGTGGCAGCATCCCTTGTCGTGAACGACGGAATCTCCGTCTATGCGATCAAGGGGGAGGACAACGATACATACTATCGTCATATTCACGCTGTTCTGGACAAGAAACCCCATGTGACGATGGACGATGGGGCGGATCTGGTGTCGACCCTCCACAGCCGCTATCCGGAATGGGTCAAGGAAATGCTCGGTGGAACGGAAGAGACAACGACCGGGGTCATTCGTCTGAAAAGTATGGCCCAAAAAGGGGTTCTTGGATTCCCTGTGATCGCGATCAACGACTCCCAGACCAAACATCTGTTCGATAATCGCTATGGGACGGGGCAGTCGACGCTGGACGGAATCATGCGGGCAACGAACCGGCTTTTTGCAGGGTCGACGGTTGTTGTCGCCGGATACGGATGGTGCGGTCGGGGAATCGCCCGGAGAGCTCAGGGCCTGGGAGCAAGGGTCATTGTTACGGAAATTGATCCGGTCAAGGCTCTGGAAGCCGTCATGGACGGTTTTCATGTCATGCCTATGGCCAAAGCCGCTCCCCTTGGGGATTTCTTTATCACGGTCACGGGAAATATCCACGTTGTGGGCAGCGATGCATTCGATGTCATGAAAGACGGTGCCATCGTTTGCAATTCGGGGCACTTCAACGTCGAAATCAACATCCCCTATCTTGAGTCCATTTCCGTCTCCAAGTCGGTCCTGAGAGACTTTGTCGAAGAGTATGTGACCCGCGACGGACGAAAAATCATGGTACTCGGGGAAGGTCGTCTGATTAACCTGGCGGCAGCCGAAGGGCACCCGGCTCAGGTGATGGACATGAGTTTTGCCAACCAGGCGCTTGGAGCAGCATATCTTGTTCGACACAAGAAGAGCCTTCCGAAAGACGTCCTGACTCTTCCGGAAGAAGTGGATCAGGAAATCGCTTCCCGGAAACTCGAAGCTCTGGGTGTCCAGATTGAGAAGCTGACGGGAGAGCAGAAGGAATATCTGGCTTCCTGGGAGATGGGGACCTGA
- the thiS gene encoding sulfur carrier protein ThiS, whose amino-acid sequence MATIQLNGKPEEIREESSVNQLLQQKGLDPALVSVELNGRIVEREEWDTTALHGEDEVEILFFMGGGSMRGCSSRA is encoded by the coding sequence ATGGCGACTATCCAGCTCAATGGGAAACCGGAAGAGATCCGGGAGGAGTCTTCGGTCAACCAGCTTCTTCAGCAGAAGGGTCTGGATCCGGCATTGGTCTCGGTTGAGTTGAACGGCCGGATCGTTGAACGGGAGGAGTGGGACACCACAGCTCTTCACGGGGAAGATGAGGTCGAAATCCTCTTTTTTATGGGAGGAGGGAGCATGCGTGGTTGTTCCTCCCGGGCGTGA
- the cysK gene encoding cysteine synthase A, with amino-acid sequence MVVPPGRDTSTLDQLIGRTPLVALESVTRGLDRVVWVKLESRNLGGSVKDRPARYMVEQAERNGELAPGGRIVEATSGNTGIALAQIGVLKGYPVVIVMPEGVSQERVYHLKALGAEVELTPARDGMAGAIRRAESLVSERPGSFMPRQFENPANPESHYRTTGPEILEQLGRPPDGFVAGIGTGGTITGVGRFLRERHGGVRIWGLEPASSAVLSGAAPGPHRIQGIGAGFVPKILDRSVCDKIEPIDDRTAIETMRRLTREEGIMAGISSGANVAGAMLLARTLPPGSHVVTIVCDSYERYFSMEKYLAL; translated from the coding sequence GTGGTTGTTCCTCCCGGGCGTGATACATCGACCCTTGATCAGCTGATCGGGCGCACACCATTGGTCGCGCTGGAATCGGTGACCCGGGGTCTTGACCGAGTTGTCTGGGTCAAGCTGGAATCCCGGAATCTGGGGGGGTCCGTGAAGGACCGACCTGCCCGTTACATGGTGGAACAGGCCGAGAGGAACGGAGAGCTTGCCCCGGGCGGCCGGATTGTTGAAGCAACCAGTGGAAACACGGGAATTGCCCTGGCCCAGATTGGTGTTTTGAAAGGGTATCCGGTCGTCATCGTGATGCCGGAAGGTGTGAGTCAGGAACGGGTCTACCACCTCAAGGCCCTGGGCGCCGAAGTCGAGTTGACTCCTGCCAGGGATGGCATGGCCGGGGCTATTCGAAGGGCAGAATCGCTTGTCTCGGAACGTCCCGGATCATTCATGCCCCGTCAGTTTGAGAACCCTGCCAACCCTGAGTCTCACTACAGGACGACCGGACCAGAGATTCTGGAACAGCTTGGTCGTCCTCCCGACGGATTCGTGGCGGGGATCGGAACCGGGGGAACGATCACCGGCGTCGGCCGGTTTTTGAGAGAGCGCCATGGGGGGGTGCGGATTTGGGGCCTGGAACCGGCTTCGAGTGCCGTTCTCTCCGGTGCAGCTCCAGGCCCCCACCGGATTCAGGGAATTGGGGCAGGCTTCGTTCCAAAGATTCTCGACAGGTCGGTTTGTGATAAAATCGAACCCATCGACGACCGGACCGCCATAGAGACAATGCGGCGACTGACCCGGGAAGAGGGAATCATGGCGGGAATTTCCTCCGGGGCCAATGTCGCCGGTGCCATGCTCCTCGCCCGGACACTCCCCCCGGGGAGCCATGTCGTGACAATTGTCTGCGACAGTTATGA